The segment TCCGCCAGCATCTCCTCCGCCTTTTCCCGGTTGAAGGCCGGGGTGAACCCGGCCATCCGGCCGACCCCCTCCGTCGCCGCCGCCGCCGCCCGCACCAGCGGCGGAGGAAGCGGGAGGCGCAGGGGACGCTTCCCCAGCGCCGCGGCGATCGCATCGACCAGCCCGCCCAGCGTGTGCACCACCGGCTCGGCCACGGCGTACGTCCCGGCCGGCGCGTGCGCCGCCCTCTCCAGCGCGCGTGCCAGGTCGGGGGCGTAGATCAGGTGGAGCTTCCGCTCCCCGGCCGGGGTGGGGGCGAGCCGCCGGTCCACCATCCGGAAGTAGGTGAGGAGCGCACGGTCGCGCGGCCCGTACACCGCGGGGGCACGCACGACGGCGACCTCGATCCCCACGGCTTCCAGGGCGCGGATCCGCCGCTCCCCCTCCAGCTTGCTCCTTCCGTACCCCGTCAGCGGGTGCGGCGTTTCACCCGCACCCCGCGGCCGGCCGTCCCGCATGGGGCCGCAGGCGGCGTAGGAGCTGAGGTACACCAGCCGCCGCGGGCGCGCGGGGGCGCGCAGGAGCCCCTCCGCCACGGCGGCGGTCCCCTCGGCGTTGGCGTGCTGGTACGCGGCTTCGCTGGGGGCGGCGGTGACCGCCGCCAGGTGGTACGCCACGTCCACGCCGTCCGCTCCGCGGGCGATCGCCTCCGGGTCCGCCAGGTCGCCGCGGACGAGCTCCACTCCGCAACTCTCCAGGAGCGAGGTGTCGCTGGTGGATCGCACGAGGGCACGGAGGCGCCAGCCGCGGGACGCCAGCCTGTCGACGAGGTGGCTCCCCACGAAGCCGGTGGCCCCGGTCAGAAACGCGGAGCTGCTCACCTTTGGGGAGTCAAAATGCGCGGGAAGGGCAAAAAGCGCAACGGGATGCGGGTACGGGTCGCCGCCCGCGGCCGGTCGGCGGGCGCGGGCTTCGAGCAGACAATATGCGGCCGGAGGCGCGGGAAGTCACGGGTCGCGGCCGGAAGCGGCCCCGGAGCGCCCGCCGCTGGGCTACGCGAAGCGGCGGACGAAGTCCCGCTCCGCCTCGGTGGTTCCCACCAGGATCAGCTCGCCGTCTGCGGGGAGGACGGAGTCGGCGGGGGGGTTGATGGCGATCCCGTCGGGGGTCTGCACCGCCACCACGCTGCACCCGCTCGCCTCCCGGATCCGGGTGCCCGCGAGCGGCCGCCCCGCCAGCGCGGGCGGGACGGGGTAGCGGAAGACGTCCAGCCCCTCGGCGAGCATCACCACGTCGTCCTTTTCCAGCACGTTGAAGACGGCGTTGGCCCCCATGGAGGCGTACGACATCACGAAGTCCGCCCCCGCGCGGTGCAGGGTGGAGACGTTGCGCTCCAGCGTGGCGCGGCTGACGATCTGCGCGTCCGGCCGGAGCCGGCGGCAGTAGATGGTGAGATAGATGTTGGTGGCGTCGTCGTTGGTGGTGACCACCACGGCGCCCGCCTCGCGGATCCCCGCGTTCTGCATGCACTCCAGGTCCGCGGCGGAGCCCACGACGTACGTGCCGTCGTCGCGGACCCGTGACGGGTCCTGCTCCACGATCCGGTAGGGGACGCCCCGCTCCCGGAGCGCGTCGGCGACCGACCGCCCCACGCGCCCGCCCCCCAGCACCAGCACCGGGGCGTCGGGGCGGTTGTAGATCACGGTCAGCTCCTGGAAGCGGGCGAGCTGCTCCTCGGACCCGGCGAGCACCAGCACGGTGGAGTGCCCGATGGGGGTGTCCGGGCCGGGGATCCCGAAGCTCCCCCGCTCCCAGAGCCCCACCACCGTGAGCCCCGTGGCCTGGCGGAGCATCCCGTCTCGCAGTGTCTTCCCCACCAGCGGCGTCCCGGTGGCCGGGGCCTCGGCGATCATCAGCTCCCCGAAGCGGCCGATGACGCTGGCGCGGGTCTCGCCGCCCAGGGTGCGGCGCGCGAGCGAGCGGCCCAGCATCTCCGGGAGGTGCAGGACGTGCGACGACCCGGCCAGCTCCAGGATGTCCACGGAGTCCGCGGCCCGCGCGATGGAGACGATGGGGACGCGCGGGGCCACCTCGCGGGCGGTGAAGGCGATGTTGGTGTTCTCGTAGTCGTCGCCGGTGGCCACCACCAGCACCGCGCCCTCGGCGCGCGCGGCGTGGTACGTCTCCACCTTGTCGCGGTCCCCCACCATCACCCGCACCCCCGCGTCGTGCAGGTCGAGCGCCCGCTTCACGTCCGGCTCCAGCACCCAGTACGGGCGCCCGTGGTACGCCAGGCGCTGCACCAGCGAGATCGCCACCGGGTCGTAGTGGGTGACCAGCACGTGGCCCCTCGCGCCCTCCGGCACCTCGCGCGGCGCCCGGCGCGCCGACTGCGCCTCCAGCCAGGGGGCGTAGAAGAACTGGATGAAGGTGAAGGGGAGGACCACGAGGAGGAAGATCACGCCCGACAGCAGGACGAGCATGGAGAACGTCCGTCCCAGGTCGGTCTGGAAGGTGATGTCCCCGAACCCCAGGGTGGACATCACCGTGAGCGTCCAGTAGAAGCCGGTGATCCAGGAGTGCTGCTGCCCCTCCGCCGCCATGAGGAAGTGGAAGGCGATGCTGTAGACCACCACCAGCACGACCAGGAACGCGACGAACCGCGACAGCAGCCGGAGGTTGCGTCGCGCCGTGTGGCTCTGCAGGAAGAACGCGAGCTGCGCGGGGATGAACTTCATCGGCCTCCTCTGCGGCGGTGGGTCCGGAGCGAACTTCGCCGGGCGGGAGGGGGGGTGTCAACTGGGAAGGCGAGGAATGTTGAATGTAGAAAGGGACGGCGGGGGCTAGGGCGCGGGCGGGCGCCACCAGGATCGCGCGGTGGAGAGGAAGCGGTGGAGGGCGTCGGCGTCGCCGCGGAGGAGGGCGGCGTGGAGGTGGTCCAGGTGGTCGCGGAGGGAGGCGACGGCTTCGGCCAGGGGCGCGGCGTTGTCGAGGGCGATCGCGGTCCACATTTCCGGCGAGCTGCCGGCCAGGCGGGTGGCGTCCCGGCCGCCGGGGCCCAGCTCCGCGTGGGGGATGCCGCCGTGGGCGAGCGTGAGGGCGAGCGCGGTGGAAGCGAGCTGCGGGAGGTGGCTGCTGCGGGCCAGCAGGCGGTCGTGCTCCGCGGCGTCGATCATCTCCGGGCGAGCGCCGACGCCGGACCACAGCTCCCGGGCGAGATCGAGCGCCCCGCTCCCCGTGGACGGGGTGGGAGAG is part of the Longimicrobiaceae bacterium genome and harbors:
- a CDS encoding NAD-dependent epimerase/dehydratase family protein; its protein translation is MSSSAFLTGATGFVGSHLVDRLASRGWRLRALVRSTSDTSLLESCGVELVRGDLADPEAIARGADGVDVAYHLAAVTAAPSEAAYQHANAEGTAAVAEGLLRAPARPRRLVYLSSYAACGPMRDGRPRGAGETPHPLTGYGRSKLEGERRIRALEAVGIEVAVVRAPAVYGPRDRALLTYFRMVDRRLAPTPAGERKLHLIYAPDLARALERAAHAPAGTYAVAEPVVHTLGGLVDAIAAALGKRPLRLPLPPPLVRAAAAATEGVGRMAGFTPAFNREKAEEMLAEGWVCDLSGSEALLPPGEATPLAEGVAHTARWYRNNGWL
- a CDS encoding NAD-binding protein — translated: MKFIPAQLAFFLQSHTARRNLRLLSRFVAFLVVLVVVYSIAFHFLMAAEGQQHSWITGFYWTLTVMSTLGFGDITFQTDLGRTFSMLVLLSGVIFLLVVLPFTFIQFFYAPWLEAQSARRAPREVPEGARGHVLVTHYDPVAISLVQRLAYHGRPYWVLEPDVKRALDLHDAGVRVMVGDRDKVETYHAARAEGAVLVVATGDDYENTNIAFTAREVAPRVPIVSIARAADSVDILELAGSSHVLHLPEMLGRSLARRTLGGETRASVIGRFGELMIAEAPATGTPLVGKTLRDGMLRQATGLTVVGLWERGSFGIPGPDTPIGHSTVLVLAGSEEQLARFQELTVIYNRPDAPVLVLGGGRVGRSVADALRERGVPYRIVEQDPSRVRDDGTYVVGSAADLECMQNAGIREAGAVVVTTNDDATNIYLTIYCRRLRPDAQIVSRATLERNVSTLHRAGADFVMSYASMGANAVFNVLEKDDVVMLAEGLDVFRYPVPPALAGRPLAGTRIREASGCSVVAVQTPDGIAINPPADSVLPADGELILVGTTEAERDFVRRFA
- a CDS encoding prephenate dehydrogenase yields the protein PRLRSARLVTDVGSTQRSACAAAQALGIGGRFVSSHPLAGSHLSGWDASRPGLFADARVFLSPTPSTGSGALDLARELWSGVGARPEMIDAAEHDRLLARSSHLPQLASTALALTLAHGGIPHAELGPGGRDATRLAGSSPEMWTAIALDNAAPLAEAVASLRDHLDHLHAALLRGDADALHRFLSTARSWWRPPAP